In one Rutidosis leptorrhynchoides isolate AG116_Rl617_1_P2 chromosome 8, CSIRO_AGI_Rlap_v1, whole genome shotgun sequence genomic region, the following are encoded:
- the LOC139861813 gene encoding transcription factor TGA2.3-like, which translates to MASLSPRTDTSTDGDTEDKLLRFNNNSHGLVVSDASDKSRDQKTLRRLAQNREAARKSRLRKKAYVQQLESSRMKLTQLEQELQRARQQGIFISSSGEQAQSMSGNGALAFDVEYGRWVEENNRRVTELKGAVSNHAGDGELRIIVDGVVAHYEDIFRIKGDAAKADVFHVLSGMWKTPAERCFLWLGGFRSSELLKLLITQLEPLTEQQLLAIGNLQQTSQQAEDALSQGMEALQQSLAETIAGSLGPANSSGNVANYMGQMAMAMGKLGTLEGFIRQADNLRKQTLEQMHRILTTRQSARALIAINDYSSRLRALSSLWLARPRE; encoded by the exons ATGGCATCACTCAGTCCCAGGACTGATACTTCAACAGACGGGGACACTGAAGACAAACTTCTCAGG TTTAATAACAATTCACATGGGCTTGTGGTTTCTGATGCGAGTGATAAGTCAAGGGATCAAAAG ACACTTCGTAGGCTTGCTCAGAACCGTGAAGCTGCAAGAAAGAGCCGTCTGCGGAAAAAA GCTTATGTGCAACAGCTGGAAAGTAGCAGAATGAAACTTACCCAACTTGAACAGGAGCTTCAGCGAGCTCGACAGCAG GGCATTTTTATTTCAAGTTCAGGAGAACAAGCTCAATCAATGAGCGGGAATG GAGCGTTGGCTTTCGATGTTGAATACGGACGGTGGGTGGAAGAGAATAACCGGAGGGTAACTGAGCTGAAAGGAGCTGTCAGCAATCACGCTGGTGATGGTGAACTGAGAATTATAGTCGATGGAGTTGTAGCACATTATGAAGATATTTTTAGAATTAAAGGTGACGCTGCTAAGGCCGATGTCTTTCATGTTCTATCTGGCATGTGGAAAACGCCTGCCGAAAGGTGTTTTTTGTGGTTAGGTGGATTTCGTTCATCAGAACTCCTAAAG CTGCTTATAACTCAGTTGGAACCTTTAACGGAGCAGCAATTGTTAGCGATCGGGAACCTACAGCAAACATCACAGCAGGCAGAGGATGCGTTGTCCCAAGGGATGGAGGCGTTGCAGCAGTCGTTAGCCGAAACAATAGCAGGCTCTCTGGGCCCTGCAAATTCATCGGGGAATGTAGCCAACTACATGGGTCAAATGGCTATGGCTATGGGTAAACTTGGAACTCTCGAGGGCTTCATCCGACag GCTGACAACTTGCGTAAACAAACCTTAGAACAAATGCATAGAATATTGACGACTCGTCAATCAGCCAGGGCGCTCATAGCCATAAATGATTATTCATCTCGGCTTCGAGCTCTGAGCTCATTATGGCTTGCTCGCCCTCGTGAATGA